The following nucleotide sequence is from Coffea eugenioides isolate CCC68of chromosome 3, Ceug_1.0, whole genome shotgun sequence.
CTAATCGAGGTGGCCTACGCCAGTTGGATCTTTCCGATTATTCGGGAAGGAATTGGGCTCATTTTCATAGGGGTTGGATAAGATATTGGAATGCACGTGTAGATGCAAAGATACCTGGTGTGCCCAAAGCAACATTCAGGCCTTTGAAAAAGTATCTCGAGTGGTATCACAATCACACCATTCTGTACATTACACCTCCTATCCAACAGCATGCACAGCTGGGGCAAATGCTGAATGGAGTTTATGGCCAGTTTGAGTATTTAGTAAGTTACTACtacttcaaattttaatttatttactaTTGGACAATGATTGGTAATAGTTTCTCTATCTTTGATAATGCCAGATAGATACTATGCAGCACATTGGCCAGCAATCGCATGACACACTTAAACTTGATGACACTGAAGGTCAGTTTCATCCACGTGTATTGACCATTGTTGATGGAGCATATGGATCAATGAAATACCTCCAATGCTTTGATCGCATGGTAGTTTGTGATTTTAACTCTTTCTATCATAATCCTTCCACATCACCAAATATATCATTCCAGAATCCCGTGCGACATGTCCCTATACAACGTGGACCATCATCTAGCAAAAGTCGACGGCAAAAGCATGGCTTCTAAGACGAAGTCATCGGCAAGATGAGCATTCAAAACACCGAGACAGGCACTCAGTCTCGACACAGTCCGACTAGTAAACAATTCATCACATCTATGTCTTTGACGATGGCAGATGCACTTGCAATGCCACATATGCATAATATATCGGCCTTTGGCCCTTAGGTCACGTCATTCCCACACTCACTGCATATTGGTCTAGATGCCACCCCTTCGCCACAGTTTTTGCCTTTTGGTACACATCCCACGCCCTCCCCATATTTTCCTGTATTTGGTGGACAATTTCCATCCTCGTCACATGTGCCTCCATTTGGATCTATTCCCACTACATCGGCCTCATCTTCTGCTTTTGAACTGCATCCAATATTCACTTTTCTTAGTGGAACGGGTGGTACGTCTCCTATTTTAGACCTTCCCGATTATTACAGTTTTGGACAACCTATGGCCGTACCTACGTCGATCCAACCCATATCTACTATTGGATGCGGTCAGTCGGGAGATTTTATCACGTATCATTTTCAAAACGACTATGATAGCAGTACGACTGCAGAGTCGGTTGAGAAGGAGGACATAGGACTTTATGTTGCTTCCATAGATCTCTTGTGCCTCCAATCGATGCACCGCATGAGCCTATAGTTCTTCGTGAACATTGCAGATGACAGCCCAAAAAATTTTGCTGTCTGCCCATAACACCAGGTGATAAAGGCAAGGGCAAAAGGCACACTGAGCGTTGATATTATTATTTCTTGTAcatgtttttaaattttgaatatttcaATATGGGGATTTAGCGTTATTTTAACCTTTTATTATTTGAATGCTTGTCgttatttttaaatttcaccATTTCACGTTatcagatttttcttcttttctattttttgctgtttttgtttttatattacacaataaatttatatttataaaattacagtgtacattaaattttttttttgtttaactaCCTAGTATCATATTTACTTCTAACTCTATTCTTATACTCAGTTAGGATCATTTAATAATTTATTGGTATATTTTATTTGTATAAATATCAATTTTCTAGACATtctataaaaaattaaaaacaaatctTATACATAATAATTTTAACGattgtttttcaaagatttgAGAAATGCATCTTATTGTAAATTGAATGAGATTTTTTGTTTAAGAAAggcttttttagggtttaacaTAAGATAAGAATAATTGATTTAACAAATCTGTCTTCATCTTTTTCTTACGTTTCaactttagaaaattttttaactaAAAAGGCTGTCAGGCTTAGTTAGTCAGGCAGCAtgagtttttaattaaaaattttacctctaaaaaaattaaaaaaaagggataatatcagaaacctctcTCAACTGTCTTTTAATATCACTTACTactccaaaaattttaaacataTCGCTTACCTTCCAAGACAAAATCTTGAAAAAACCTTAAGCTACACTTACACTTTTTGTTAATGAAAAATACGCTTAAATGACTTTTATATGCTCCATTAAAATTGCTCATATATATAGGCGAGGATGCCATTTTGGTAATAGTCTAGCTAGCTCCAAAGCTTAAGCTCTAAAGTTTTGGTAGGGAGAATTGAATCCCAATCAAAGCTAGAATCTAGAGGCCATTTTTTTGGCTTTTCGCAGCACAGCCCAGAAGGAGTCAGAgaccttttttttaaaacttttgcaGCTCCTGTCACAATTAATTAGGCGAAGATTTTGTAGCTTCTTCCACAATTAACTTTTGCAACTCCTTTCCAACGacattctgaaaaaaaaaaaaaaattccagtcaaTGGAATTTAATCGAAgccagcttttttttttaaaaacttttgcGTCTCCTGCCGAGGTGTGTCAACTGGGCAGCCagtctttttaaaaaaaaaaaaaaatttcatttgctATCGAGCTGACACAGCCCGGCAaccattgtttttttttttttttttttaatttttggattttgttgtccGGCTGACTAAGCCTAGCAACAATAGTTTTGCACTAACCCATTGTCAGACCACCAttcttctgaatttttttttatcagcaATATTCTGAGTAATTAGCCTGAAAAATGCGACGGTCACCTCGGAGTGGTTAAATCTTTGAAGAAGCCATCGAAATCCTATTAATGACCATCAACTTGAAATTTCATACTTTGATTGGATCCATTATGTAGTAATATAAGATATTCAGCCCCACTAGTCCCCCAAATCCAGAAAAAAATGGTAATTCAAATAATTAACTTGATATTTAAGTACAATCATCATTACAGGAAGTATCAAAAGAATGACAACTTAACTAGGTAAAGATACAGTTGTACTACTATGATAAAAAACAATTGCTCAAGCTGGGATCCTATTCCATGGTTTTCTTTCCAGGAATAGAAAATAAAGAATTGAACTTTTGGGTGTAGAGAAAGAATCgaaaaaaccaaaaataaaataaaataaaataaaattagagaCCAGAAGCGAAAGGCACATTGGTGGCCGGCAACCAAGAATTGCCAGCAATGAAGTTTCCGACTGTGAATTTAGAAGCCTCTGCTGCACTAGTTATCACGTGATACCCCTTCCAATTTACCCTCTTTGCAGTTGACGAGCCAGGCCCTGTATTAGCATATTCTCCGTAGTATAGGGTATCCAGAGCAAAATTACCACTCCAGGGCAGCCAACCAGCTGGATCAATTAGACCATCAAGAAATGTTTTCATAAACACCGTTCTTGAATATTGTTGCCATGGCCTTCCAAGATATGTCTTGACTGAGCTCTGCACTGGCTTCAAATCCGAAGCAGCTGTAACTCTGGAATTGTGGATAGATATTCCAGTGTTTTGGTTGGGATCGGTTCTACCTTGTGCTGTGATAGTGTTTGTCTTGTTCGGAGGATTTCTTGAATAAAGATTGCAATTCTGGAAAACGACAGCAGCATTTCCGAATATGTAGTCAACAGTTCCATAAACATCGCATTCGCTGTAAAATTGTCTTTGCGAGTGGACGTAAAGGGTGTCTTGATAGCCTTCAAAGCTGCACTGGTAGAAGACAGAGAGATCGGAACCAGATCGAAGAGCTACTGCTTGGTGATTTTGAGGTCCGGCTGTGTTCCTAAATGTAATTCCTCGAGCAATGAATCCATCACCAACAACCGCTGAAATTATGAAGACAGGAACACTGTCAGCTCCGTTACAATTTCTACACATGAATATTCAAATACAATTCGAAAACCAACATCACTTTATAGGGCTGCCATGCATGCAAAGAAGAAGTCCTTTATTCATCGAGCATGCATGTTGTTAACAAACAAGTTCGTGGTGTAATTTGTGCTAAAAGAAATCTTTGTTGATATTCATTTATGTCCAAGTTATGTAAAATCTCTTCTAGCTAggtgtaatatatatatatatatatacacacacacacacgcacgcACACACACTTCATATTCGAAAATCAACATTACCACAacttatgtgtgtgtgtatatatataaactaaaattgctTTCTTTGTAAGCTTAACTTACCAACGGTTGCAGATTTGAAAGTGGTGGTACCACCGCCAACGCTACTGCTTCCCGTGATAATGGTTTTTCCAATACCATCACCAACCAACATGATATTCTTCAACTTAGTTCCAATCTCCACATTTTCCTTATACGTTCCAGCCTTTACGTGTATCACATGCCTTCCATTACCCGATCGTGTCGCTGCAGCAGCTACAGCTGCTGCAACCGTCTTAAAGTTGCCCGAACCATCTTGTGCTACCACAGCATTCGGTGTTGGAGATGAAGACTGCAAGAGTTTCCTGTCGCCCGGAGTCACCCAAGTTGGGAACCCCTCCTTATAACTTGGCTCATTATATCCCACTTTGTTTAGGGATAATGTGTTACTAATCAAACAGCTAACATTGTTTGACATCAAGGGCACAAGATGATCAGCAACACCAAGCTCAATGAACCCTTGTTTGCAGGTCTCAAGATTGGTGAGTGCTGTGCTGAGCCAAGTTTGTGCATCAACTGCATTGCACTTGGTGTAAGGATCAACAGTTTTGTTAATCCTGACAATGGTGCTTTCATATAGCTCTAAACAATCTTCCCACGCGGCCTTTTCGCGCTCATCTCGACATTTTGAGCCGAGGTTATTGGTGTTTTCTTGGGCATGCACGGCACGTTCTAAGGCAAGATTGAGTGACATCTTGAAAAAATCGGACTTCCCTTTTATGGGATAGTTATAGCCATATTTAGGGCTTTGCGACAAGAAATATTCACATGGTTGTGGATATGGGGTTTGTGCACACCATGATTTTATTGATGGCGGAGGAGGAATATTTCTAGCGAGGGCAGGAGAAACAAAAACAGTCATGAACAGAAAAATTGCCAACGGGAATGCCATTGCTAACTTAGAGATCAACATGTCAGTATATGGGTGGATTTGATCAAGATGATGAAACTGGAAGACTAAGGAAATTGAAAGCCTTGTAATTAGCTTAGCTTGTGCGGAGTACTTTGAGGATGAGCTTTGGGTGACTATAAATAGAAGTGCAAGCAAAAACATTGGGCGGTCTAGTCTAAAACGTTGGATGTGGGGTAGGGATGCACCTTCTTCGTTCCTTTTATCATATAGTTGAAAAGTAGTAAAGCAATTCAATAttctgaattttctgattttgccTGCGGAGACTAAATCTAATCATGAAATATATAGTAACAGCTATTACTATATATAGTGAGTTATATATTATTTTCATTGACTTGATGACAATCCAGGAATGGATGAGGAAATTAGACTCAGCACATGACGCGTCTAGGTTATATTCTGATCTTTAGTTTATGATTACCTTATTGCAGAGAATGATTGTGATGGAATATTCAGCATTGACAGTAAGTGTTGAATGGGTTACGGGGAAGCTAGCTAGACAAGGACGCACAAGTTTTTGTTGGGATTTGAGTATCACAATTCACAAGTTGAGTTGTTGTCCAATTTAAATCAGTTgcactccctccgtcccactttgatagtcttgttttcctttttcgtctgtcccaaattgtaatccactttccaattgaagaatgtaattgtattttaatttttctaaaatacccttattcaatgtaagttgttgttactataaacctaccccatttaatgagagttgattctttttttactatcaattcaagttcccataaagttgtactctaattaatgtgagggtattttagaacaatagctacctaaattgattgttccaacaaaattaactattttttattaaactgtgtgaaaaaagaatcaGGACTATCAaattgggacggagggagtataattTTTGGAACATCTAATGGGAACTTGCACAACTTTAGTGTAAAACTTGGATTTGTAGCTCATATAACTAAATTTAAGTAAAACTTACGATTACACTATATAACTGTATGAATTTACCGGCAATGTTATTAAATGTATATAATTGATTTGAACTGGAGCTTGTGACACCTCAAAACCTTCTGGTTCCTGATCACCTTTCACATTTGCTTTTGATTGCCTCAGCACATTTCCCATTTTGGAAGCTAAATTAATTGAtcgaataaataaaaaataaaattgagtttgtttggattgaagattatttgaaaaaccaaaattttataATCATACGGTAACACTTTTTTATAATTTGATGTATTAGAAATAAAAAATGGtgattaaaaatttaaaaaaacaattgaaaattttgtttatgatgtaagaaatttttctttttcaaatattttccaATCCAAACACGTTTGACAGTACGTGGTAGTGACATATTACTTGATCGAATATTATGTGTTGCAATGTGTAAGCTGTTTGTACCAAATTAAATTAACCTTACTCGAAAAGTTAGGCCTAGTTTGGAAAgctatttttctacaaaaaaattattatattttttgtaaatatatttctcaatcatctttttgtctaacatatatcaaatcattacagtgtatatatatatattttacagAAACGGCTGAAAATAGCTATCCAAATGGTCTCTAAGATAGAGGGACTAACTGAAAATCggccaagaaatcaagaaagcaaCATAGTAATAAAATTATCAATCAGTGCTAATAAATTCTTTCACGTATGTAACGGACTTGGATGTGAATTCATTCAAGGAGTGATCGAGAACCCAAACAGAATGGGCATGTCATTTCTGTATTAATTGTTTCTGCACAGATTATTAAGTTTGAAAGTGAATGGTATAATCATTTTTCTGTAAATGATCTAAGTAACTTTTCCATGAGATGAATAGTGCTATTTTGGACTTGTATTAACCCAATGAAGAAACCAATTTGTACTTTGGTTTTAAAAAACTGCTGAGTGGACTTAGCTGTTAGGCATTTCAGAAAACCAGTCTTAACATTGGACGCTGACATTTCAATGTCTTTTTCTTTCGGGGGTGGCAATTCATGCGTAAATTACCTTGGCTTCTTAAGAGCAGTATTTCATTGGTAGGTTGCTAAGGTTTAAAGAGGACGTGTGGAATTAAAGGCACACGAAATTTGGGTCATTCGCGTGCTGTATTGCGATTGTGGCCACCATTCTCTTAGTCAATTATCCAAAAGATGTGGTGGGGAAGGGCACCAAAGTCTAAGCTTAGCTGTTAGTTAGTTAAGGATGACAATATTCTTGACGTTATGAAAAGTAAAAGGTGAAAACAAAAGTGAGTAGgacttttctttttattctatgCTTTTGCGCTGTAACTAGGTTGCAGGCCTCGATATTTGGCTAAATTATACATATTTCCCCTGTAGTTAAGCTCATTATCACATGATCTCTTTAAGGCTTCAAATATCCAGTTTAGCaactataattttatataaaataaaaatttagcaAAACAAATAATATTTATCACATTGTTAGTCGAAATACTAGCGTTTCCCTTAGTTAAGTACTAATTTAATACAATAGTTTTAGCCAACTTTACATAGATAATAAGAGGATTATGTAAACAATTGTAAAAATCATAGAAAGGTAAAGTAAATATTCATGCAAATCGTAAGGGAGTTAAGTGGATGATAAAATTCCGTACAATTATTTCTTGGAGCATGTCTACTTTAATCACTTGGATAGTATTTATTTGGACACTTtttatttgcttgcatcataaacacatttttcaattatttttttatctcatataaatTACATGAAAAAGTATTACAgtatgtttttcaaaaaattatcccaaataatctcctatccaaacataCAAACTATTGCTAGTAGTACTTTCTATTCATATTTCACTTTGTACAGAACAATAAGGGGTTGTATgattattttgaaactttaggGGGTCTTATGACATTATTCAAAGTTACAAGAAGGTTATATGTATTTTACTCTTGAGAATTAGACtccaaaatgtcaaaaaaaaGTGATCATACAGATTTGCGTTTCAATACATAACACCAAAAGTAAAAATCAAACTGTCTCATTAACTAGTAATCTAGCATATGTCTTTATGATAATTATCGAAGACTTGAAATGTCCTCTACCTAGAAATTTGACATCACTAGTCTGCTTTGTGACTAGTATATTCAATATCTGAATTCTGCAACTGGGTTCAAATTCAAGTAGCTATCCTGTCTATTTTGATGGTTTTCTTTCACATTACATACGCCACATAATTCATGGACAGGATAGCATTAATTTGTTGAATTACTTCATTGAGTGCTGCTGCTCTTTTGCTTCGTGGAAACAACTcttaataagaaaaaaaaaatgcaatgcTGATGACTGCTGAGCTTTCGACTTCAAATTATTCCattttttctaacttttaattgtcgtcatttctctattttctatttatttatctttttgtctGTTAGACAACTAAGGATAAAGCAAATTAAGCTAAATCTCCTAATAATTTACAGAGCCACATAATTCATGGGCAGGATAGCATTAATTTGTTGAATTACTTCATTGAGTGCTGCTGCTCTTTTGCTTCGTGGAAACAACTcttaataagaaaaaaaaaaatgcaatgcTGATGACTGCTGAGCTTTCGACTTCAAATTATTCCattttttctaacttttaattgtcgtcatttctctattttctatttatttatctttttgtctGTTAGACAACTAAGGATAAAGCAAATTAAGCTAAATCTCCTAATAATTTACAGAGAATTGTAAGAGActtgttattattttttgtgGTATGAATTGAGGATGTTTGAAACAATTCCTAACAACTCATGGCAGATCTATGTATTGGCTGATAAGTAGatattttacatgttttaagtgtgttttattggttagttttgtgtgttttatttagttttatagctaattaactaagtttctagtgaaaatatgcattttatggtttaagggataaaaattgcatttctatggattttaatggtgaaaacttcatgtttttgtaggtttaaggaTTCAATCATTAAATGATATGATATGAGAAGATATTtcgatgattgatgatgatttgaAATAGTTTAAAGAAgatatgaagtgcaagagaggaaatgcaatcaagaataaaaggaagCAAGTTTCACATCTTTGATACCTTGTGATATTTCGAcaatatcttgagttacaataatcggattgagatgatttttaaACAATTTTGAACCTAAGAGACAGGTCtatatttggtatgaagacatcgaaatccagttcAATCGTTTTCATAGtaaaaaagtcgaaatacagaagtgaAACTCTGTTGTCGAAAGCTGAAATAGAGCTCTGATCAATTGATGGTATTTCGGTCATATCTCCTGCAACCATTCTTGCCCCTGTCCCTAAACTCCAGCTTCTTCCTTTCGTCTgatgagaggaaaaagaaatagacaggaaagaaatgggaatgaagcagaaaaatgGTAGGCTAAAAGTCAGAAGAAGCAGAAAGTGATAGTACAAAGGAAGAAGGGAAAGGCACGGAAGAACAGGAGGAAAGGTGCAGGTGAAAAACCAAAATTCAGCTCAAATAGTGAGCTACTATTCTGGAAGCCTGCTATGTCTAGAAAGGCAAACACATAATTTTGAGGAaaaggacaaaaatgccctaGAATAGTTATACACTGTTTAGACTAGGGTACACCTTATGAGGTTATTGctggaaaaaacaaaaacacaatAGCTGCTTCATTTTGCAACGTGGATCAACGTGGGAGAcctatttggtttgcatttttctaaattttttgtagaaaaattactatagctacttgatatatgtaagataaaaaagtgattggaaatgtgttcacggaaaaTATAGCAATTTTTCTTCGAAAAATTACTGTCCACGCAAGGCaagtttttatatatatatgtaagatcTAGAAGAAAACCattaaaaacaacaaaacataCAGAAAAACATGATTCCAATTTCCAATTAACATCACCCGCTAACAAGAATGTCAATCGATGCTACTTAATCCATTTCGTATTTATATAAGGTTATAATAAACAGATTGTGATCTTTGGTTGGTTTGAAGAAGTTTGCTAGtttgacatatatatatatatatatatatatatatatatat
It contains:
- the LOC113765808 gene encoding pectinesterase 2-like produces the protein MLISKLAMAFPLAIFLFMTVFVSPALARNIPPPPSIKSWCAQTPYPQPCEYFLSQSPKYGYNYPIKGKSDFFKMSLNLALERAVHAQENTNNLGSKCRDEREKAAWEDCLELYESTIVRINKTVDPYTKCNAVDAQTWLSTALTNLETCKQGFIELGVADHLVPLMSNNVSCLISNTLSLNKVGYNEPSYKEGFPTWVTPGDRKLLQSSSPTPNAVVAQDGSGNFKTVAAAVAAAATRSGNGRHVIHVKAGTYKENVEIGTKLKNIMLVGDGIGKTIITGSSSVGGGTTTFKSATVAVVGDGFIARGITFRNTAGPQNHQAVALRSGSDLSVFYQCSFEGYQDTLYVHSQRQFYSECDVYGTVDYIFGNAAVVFQNCNLYSRNPPNKTNTITAQGRTDPNQNTGISIHNSRVTAASDLKPVQSSVKTYLGRPWQQYSRTVFMKTFLDGLIDPAGWLPWSGNFALDTLYYGEYANTGPGSSTAKRVNWKGYHVITSAAEASKFTVGNFIAGNSWLPATNVPFASGL